In the genome of Cupriavidus malaysiensis, one region contains:
- a CDS encoding winged helix-turn-helix transcriptional regulator, which produces MKPRDPVLDQCSIAATLALIGEKWTMLILRDVFHGIRRFDDFLERLQCSPAVLSARLKTLTDAGILRRVGYREPGARERFEYRPTRAAVELLPVLVGLMQWGDAHLSPDGQGPVVLRARTSGRPVHAALVDDTGEPVSPSDIAVQRIPRTATRTTTSGAADVADMPPAA; this is translated from the coding sequence ATGAAACCGCGCGACCCTGTCCTCGACCAATGCTCCATCGCGGCCACGCTCGCGCTGATCGGCGAGAAGTGGACGATGCTGATCCTGCGCGATGTCTTCCACGGCATCCGGCGTTTCGACGACTTCCTCGAACGCCTGCAATGCTCGCCGGCAGTGCTGTCAGCACGCCTGAAGACCCTGACGGACGCCGGCATCCTGCGCCGCGTCGGCTACCGCGAGCCCGGCGCGCGCGAGCGCTTCGAATATCGCCCGACACGCGCCGCCGTCGAGTTGCTGCCGGTGCTGGTCGGCCTGATGCAATGGGGGGATGCCCACCTCAGTCCGGATGGCCAGGGACCGGTGGTGCTGCGCGCACGCACGAGCGGCCGGCCCGTCCATGCCGCCCTGGTGGACGATACGGGCGAGCCGGTCTCGCCGTCGGACATCGCGGTCCAGCGCATTCCGCGCACCGCCACCCGCACTACCACCTCCGGCGCCGCCGACGTCGCCGACATGCCGCCGGCCGCCTGA
- a CDS encoding MFS transporter: protein MNGKATRIELLSLRTPQMRAFHLSWMAFFVCFFAWFACAPLMPVLKGEFHLTPAQIANINIAAVAVTILVRLVIGPMCDRFGPRKTYTALLALGAIPVLGVALARNYETFLVFRLLIGAVGASFVITQYHTSVMFAPNVVGTANAASAGWGNAGGGVAQGAMPLLLAAVLMLGVDHALGWRLALLVPGVLMLAMAALYWRYAQDCPQGNYAELRARGIAIDGGKKGGWDSFRAASANYRVWLLFITYGACFGVELFIHNVAASYYVDRFGLSLGSAGMAAASFGLLALFARALGGWLSDKVARRRGLDARTTLLFVLILGEGLGLLWFAHADHFALALAAMLAFGLFTHMACGATYALVPFIDRKALGGVAGIIGAGGNVGAVAAGFLLKGLGNLQLTLSVLGLVAVGAALCAIAIRFSADHKASEQALYDNALAN, encoded by the coding sequence ATGAACGGCAAAGCCACCCGCATCGAACTGCTGAGCCTGCGCACCCCGCAGATGCGCGCCTTCCATCTGTCCTGGATGGCCTTCTTCGTCTGCTTCTTCGCCTGGTTCGCCTGCGCGCCGCTGATGCCGGTGCTCAAGGGTGAGTTCCACCTGACCCCGGCGCAGATCGCCAATATCAATATCGCCGCGGTGGCCGTCACCATCCTCGTGCGGCTGGTGATCGGCCCGATGTGCGACCGCTTCGGCCCGCGCAAGACCTATACCGCGCTGCTGGCACTCGGCGCCATCCCGGTGCTGGGCGTGGCGCTGGCCCGCAACTACGAGACCTTCCTGGTGTTCCGCCTGCTGATCGGCGCGGTCGGGGCCAGCTTCGTCATCACGCAGTACCACACCTCGGTGATGTTCGCGCCCAACGTGGTCGGCACCGCCAACGCCGCCAGCGCCGGCTGGGGCAATGCCGGCGGCGGCGTGGCGCAGGGCGCGATGCCGCTGCTGCTGGCCGCCGTGCTGATGCTGGGCGTGGACCATGCGCTCGGCTGGCGCCTCGCGCTGCTGGTGCCGGGCGTGCTGATGCTGGCCATGGCCGCGCTTTACTGGCGCTACGCCCAGGATTGCCCGCAAGGCAACTACGCCGAACTGCGCGCCCGCGGCATCGCCATCGACGGCGGCAAGAAGGGCGGCTGGGACAGCTTCCGCGCCGCCAGCGCCAACTACCGCGTGTGGCTGCTGTTCATCACCTATGGCGCCTGCTTCGGCGTGGAGCTGTTCATCCACAACGTGGCCGCGAGCTACTACGTCGACCGCTTCGGCCTGTCGCTCGGCAGCGCCGGCATGGCCGCCGCCAGCTTCGGCCTGCTTGCCCTGTTCGCCCGTGCCCTGGGCGGGTGGCTGTCGGACAAGGTGGCGCGGCGCCGCGGCCTGGACGCACGCACCACGCTGCTGTTCGTGCTGATCCTCGGCGAGGGCCTGGGGCTGCTGTGGTTCGCCCACGCCGACCACTTCGCGCTGGCACTGGCCGCCATGCTCGCCTTCGGCCTGTTCACCCACATGGCCTGCGGTGCCACCTATGCGCTGGTGCCCTTCATCGACCGCAAGGCGCTCGGCGGCGTGGCCGGCATCATCGGCGCGGGCGGCAACGTCGGCGCGGTCGCGGCCGGCTTCCTGCTCAAGGGCCTGGGCAACCTGCAGCTGACGCTGTCGGTGCTCGGCCTGGTCGCGGTCGGCGCCGCCCTGTGCGCCATCGCTATCCGCTTCAGCGCCGACCACAAGGCCAGCGAACAAGCCCTCTATGACAACGCCCTGGCCAACTGA
- the nirB gene encoding nitrite reductase large subunit NirB, with product MNIIVIGHGMVGHKFLECLAESGAQDLTVTVLCEEARPAYDRVHLSEFFSGKSADDLSLVAPGFFAEHGNMLLRLNDRAAAIDTAARTVTTAGGETLHYDKLVLATGSYPFVPPVPGKDRRDCFVYRTIEDLEAMQARGAHARSGVVIGGGLLGLECAKALRDMGLQTHVVEFAPRLMAVQVDDGGGRMLRQKIEALGVTVHTGKNTLEIVDGEHGTHRMRFADGSHLDTDMIVFSAGIRPRDELARAAGLRVGERGGIAIDDQCLTSDPHIYAIGECALWQGKVFGLVAPGYDMARVVARQLRGEAASFAGADLSTKLKLMGVDVASIGDPHGQVPGSRAYHFADERKQVYKKLVVSECGKHLLGGVLVGDAAEYGTLLQMMLNRIELPESPEFLILPAADGKARPALGADALPDGAQICSCNNVSKGEICAAVSDGATSIGALKSCTKAGTACGGCVPLVTQIMKAQMQKQGLAVSNHLCEHFPYSRQELYHLVRVGKFKSFDDLLAAHGKGLGCDICKPAVGSILASCWNDFVLKEEHAGLQDSNDYFLANIQKDGTYSVVPRMPGGEVTPDGLIAVGRIAKKYGLYTKITGGARVDMFGARLEELPRIWEELIAAGFESGHAYGKSLRTVKSCVGSTWCRYGVDDSVGLAVALENRYKGLRAPHKIKFGVSGCTRECAEAQGKDVGVIATERGWNLYVCGNGGMKPRHAELLAGDLDRDTLMRYIDRFLMFYIRTADRLQRTSVWRDNLEGGLDYLKAVVVDDKLGLGAELEAEMQHVVDTYEDEWKRAVTDPETRRRFRHFVNSDHRDDNLVFMEERGQIRPATPEERKLQRSRVSHIPVVAVPANAA from the coding sequence ATGAATATCATCGTCATCGGACACGGCATGGTCGGCCACAAGTTCCTGGAATGCCTGGCCGAGTCCGGCGCCCAGGACCTCACGGTGACGGTACTGTGCGAGGAAGCGCGCCCCGCCTACGACCGCGTGCACCTGTCCGAGTTCTTCTCGGGCAAGTCCGCCGACGACCTCTCGCTGGTGGCGCCCGGCTTCTTCGCCGAGCACGGCAATATGCTGCTGCGCCTGAATGACCGTGCCGCCGCCATCGATACCGCCGCGCGCACGGTCACCACGGCCGGCGGCGAGACGCTGCACTATGACAAGCTGGTGCTGGCCACCGGCTCCTACCCCTTCGTGCCGCCGGTGCCCGGCAAGGACCGCCGCGACTGCTTCGTCTACCGCACCATCGAAGACCTGGAAGCGATGCAGGCCCGCGGCGCCCACGCCCGCTCCGGCGTGGTGATCGGCGGCGGCCTGCTCGGCCTCGAATGCGCCAAGGCGCTGCGCGACATGGGCCTGCAGACCCATGTGGTGGAGTTCGCCCCGCGCCTGATGGCGGTGCAGGTCGACGACGGCGGCGGCCGCATGCTGCGCCAGAAGATCGAGGCGCTCGGCGTGACGGTCCACACCGGCAAGAACACGCTGGAGATCGTCGACGGCGAGCACGGCACCCATCGCATGCGCTTCGCCGACGGCAGCCACCTCGACACCGACATGATCGTGTTCTCGGCCGGCATCCGCCCGCGCGACGAACTGGCGCGCGCCGCCGGGCTGCGTGTCGGCGAGCGTGGCGGCATCGCCATCGACGACCAGTGCCTGACCTCGGACCCGCATATCTACGCCATCGGCGAATGCGCACTGTGGCAGGGCAAGGTATTCGGCCTGGTCGCGCCCGGCTACGACATGGCGCGCGTGGTGGCGCGCCAGCTGCGCGGCGAGGCGGCGTCGTTCGCCGGGGCGGACCTGAGCACCAAGCTCAAGCTGATGGGCGTGGACGTGGCCAGCATCGGCGACCCGCACGGCCAGGTGCCGGGCAGCCGCGCCTACCACTTCGCCGACGAGCGCAAGCAGGTCTACAAGAAGCTGGTCGTGTCCGAGTGCGGCAAGCACCTGCTGGGCGGCGTGCTGGTCGGCGACGCGGCCGAGTACGGCACCCTGCTGCAGATGATGCTCAACCGCATCGAGCTGCCGGAATCGCCTGAATTCCTCATCCTGCCCGCCGCCGACGGCAAGGCGCGCCCCGCGCTCGGCGCCGACGCGCTGCCCGACGGCGCCCAGATCTGCTCCTGCAACAACGTCAGCAAGGGCGAGATCTGCGCCGCCGTCAGCGACGGCGCCACCAGCATCGGCGCGCTCAAGTCATGCACCAAGGCCGGCACCGCCTGCGGTGGCTGCGTGCCGCTGGTCACGCAGATCATGAAGGCGCAGATGCAGAAGCAGGGCCTGGCGGTCAGCAACCACCTGTGCGAGCACTTCCCCTACTCGCGCCAGGAGCTCTACCACCTGGTGCGGGTCGGCAAGTTCAAGTCCTTCGACGACCTGCTGGCTGCCCACGGCAAGGGCCTGGGCTGCGACATCTGCAAGCCGGCGGTGGGCAGCATCCTGGCCTCGTGCTGGAACGACTTCGTGCTGAAGGAAGAGCACGCCGGCCTGCAGGATTCGAACGACTATTTCCTCGCCAACATCCAGAAGGACGGCACCTATTCCGTGGTGCCGCGCATGCCCGGCGGCGAGGTCACGCCGGACGGCCTGATCGCGGTCGGCCGCATCGCCAAGAAGTATGGCCTGTACACCAAGATCACCGGCGGCGCGCGTGTCGACATGTTCGGCGCGCGCCTGGAAGAACTGCCGCGGATCTGGGAAGAACTGATCGCCGCGGGCTTCGAGTCGGGCCACGCCTACGGCAAGTCGCTGCGCACGGTGAAGTCTTGCGTGGGCTCGACCTGGTGCCGCTATGGCGTCGACGACTCGGTCGGCCTGGCGGTCGCGCTGGAGAACCGCTACAAGGGCCTGCGCGCCCCGCACAAGATCAAGTTCGGCGTGTCCGGCTGCACGCGCGAGTGCGCCGAGGCGCAAGGCAAGGACGTCGGCGTGATCGCCACCGAGCGCGGCTGGAACCTGTACGTATGCGGCAACGGCGGCATGAAGCCGCGCCATGCCGAACTGCTGGCGGGCGACCTCGACCGCGACACCCTGATGCGCTACATCGACCGCTTCCTGATGTTCTACATCCGCACCGCCGACCGCCTCCAGCGCACCAGCGTCTGGCGCGACAACCTGGAAGGCGGGCTCGACTACCTGAAGGCCGTGGTGGTCGACGACAAGCTCGGCCTCGGCGCCGAACTGGAAGCCGAGATGCAGCACGTGGTCGATACCTACGAGGATGAATGGAAGCGCGCCGTGACCGATCCGGAAACGCGCCGCCGCTTCCGCCACTTCGTCAACAGCGATCACCGCGACGACAACCTGGTCTTCATGGAAGAGCGCGGCCAGATCCGCCCCGCCACGCCGGAGGAACGGAAATTGCAGCGTTCCCGCGTGAGCCACATTCCCGTGGTCGCCGTGCCCGCCAATGCAGCATGA
- the nirD gene encoding nitrite reductase small subunit NirD: MSHTHQAETWTAVCTLREIVPNTGVCALVDGQQIAVFRIGRGEEVYALDNYDPNAQAAVLSRGLVGNLGEHLVVASPIYKHHFDLRTGECLEAPQHSVDAYPARVYGGKVWVAAAAVAREAEAEELAA, translated from the coding sequence ATGAGCCATACCCATCAAGCGGAAACCTGGACCGCCGTCTGCACCCTGCGCGAGATCGTGCCCAATACTGGTGTCTGCGCCCTGGTCGATGGCCAGCAGATCGCCGTGTTCCGCATCGGGCGCGGCGAGGAAGTCTACGCCCTCGACAACTACGACCCCAACGCCCAGGCCGCGGTGCTGTCGCGCGGACTGGTGGGCAATCTCGGCGAGCACCTGGTGGTGGCGTCGCCGATCTACAAGCACCATTTCGACCTGCGCACCGGGGAATGCCTGGAGGCGCCGCAGCACTCGGTCGATGCCTACCCGGCGCGTGTCTACGGCGGCAAGGTCTGGGTCGCCGCCGCGGCGGTGGCGCGCGAAGCCGAAGCCGAAGAGCTGGCGGCATGA
- a CDS encoding NAD(P)/FAD-dependent oxidoreductase gives MTSPAKPRLVVVGNGMAGMRTVEELLRLAPDLYDITVFGAEPHGNYNRILLSPLLAGEKTVDDIMLNTPEWYAQHGIELLAGDPVVAIDRPRRLVRAESGRAVRYDRLLLATGSKPFILPVPGHQLEGVIAFRDIHDVEQMLAAARRHRHAVVIGGGLLGLEAANGLLRQGMEVTVVHATDSLMERQLDKPASALLKQALERRGLRFLLDARTSGILGEERVTGVCFQDGSQIPADLVVMTAGVRPNTALAQSAGLRCERAILVDDTLQTYDPRIYAVGECVQHRNATFGLVAPIWDQARVCAAHLAGAGHRRYIQQATATKLKVTGVDLYSAGDFLGGEASEDLVLRDPRRGVYKRLVLEDGCLVGAVLYGDVQDGPWYFDLIQRRASVGAMRQRLLFGRAQCEALAA, from the coding sequence ATGACTTCCCCCGCCAAACCCCGGCTGGTGGTGGTCGGCAACGGCATGGCCGGCATGCGCACGGTCGAGGAACTGCTGCGGCTGGCGCCGGACCTGTACGACATCACGGTGTTCGGCGCCGAGCCGCACGGCAACTACAACCGCATCCTGCTGTCGCCGCTGCTCGCGGGCGAGAAGACGGTCGACGACATCATGCTCAACACGCCCGAGTGGTACGCGCAGCATGGCATCGAGCTGCTGGCGGGCGACCCGGTGGTGGCCATCGACCGCCCGCGCCGCCTGGTGCGCGCCGAGTCCGGCCGCGCAGTGCGCTATGACAGGCTCTTGCTGGCCACCGGCTCCAAGCCGTTCATCCTGCCGGTGCCCGGACACCAGCTGGAGGGCGTGATCGCCTTCCGCGACATCCATGACGTCGAGCAGATGCTGGCGGCGGCGCGCCGCCACCGGCACGCGGTGGTGATCGGCGGCGGCCTGCTCGGCCTGGAGGCGGCCAACGGCCTACTGCGCCAGGGCATGGAGGTGACCGTGGTGCACGCCACCGACAGCCTGATGGAGCGCCAGCTCGACAAACCCGCCTCGGCCCTGCTCAAGCAGGCGCTGGAGCGGCGCGGCCTGCGCTTCCTGCTCGATGCCCGCACCAGCGGCATCCTGGGTGAGGAGCGCGTGACCGGCGTGTGCTTCCAGGACGGCAGCCAGATCCCGGCCGACCTGGTGGTGATGACCGCCGGCGTCCGCCCCAACACCGCCCTGGCGCAGTCCGCCGGACTGCGCTGCGAGCGCGCCATCCTGGTCGACGACACGCTGCAGACCTATGACCCGCGCATTTATGCCGTCGGCGAATGCGTGCAGCACCGCAACGCCACCTTCGGCCTGGTCGCGCCGATCTGGGACCAGGCGCGCGTGTGCGCCGCCCACCTGGCCGGCGCCGGGCACCGCCGCTACATCCAGCAGGCCACCGCCACCAAGCTCAAGGTGACCGGGGTCGACCTGTACTCGGCCGGCGATTTCCTCGGCGGCGAAGCCAGCGAGGACCTGGTGCTGCGCGACCCCCGGCGCGGCGTGTACAAGCGGCTGGTACTGGAGGACGGCTGCCTGGTGGGTGCCGTGCTGTACGGCGACGTGCAGGACGGCCCCTGGTATTTCGACCTGATCCAGCGCCGCGCCAGCGTCGGCGCGATGCGACAGCGGCTGCTGTTCGGCCGCGCCCAGTGCGAGGCACTGGCCGCGTAG
- a CDS encoding nitrate reductase gives MNLSDIPVVATATGPAASASASADAGAAVATTCPYCGVGCGVRATLQADGRIEVGGDPSHPANQGRLCVKGSALGETLGLEGRLLAPQLRTPDGGLRRAGWDEALDAVARGFADVIARHGPDAVALYVSGQLLTEDYYVANKLMKGCIGSANIDTNSRLCMSSAVAGHKRAFGEDLVPGSYEDLELADLVVLVGSNAAWCHPILYQRLARAKEARPDLRIVAIDPRRTATCELADLHLALKPGTDVRLFNGLLAWLVDHGAADAAFVEAHTAGLETALAAARAGGADPAEVARACRLDEQDLLTFYRWFAETPKVVTAFSQGVNQSSSGTDKVNSLINCHLLTGRVGKPGAGPFSLTGQPNAMGGREVGGLANMLAAHLELGDAGHRELVRAFWQAPALAERPGLKAVELFDAIETGRVKAVWVMATNPLVSLPDADRARRALQRCELVVASDIIERTDTNACAHVLLPALGWGEKDGTVTNSERRISRQRAFLAAPGEARADWQVICEVARRMGFAGFDYSGPHEIFDEHARLSAWRNHDGPDGVPRVFDIGGLAGLSRQAYDALAPVQWPLPAATDGAVPPAGMARLFAGGRFAHADGRARFVATAPRAPANAPDQAFPLILNTGRVRDQWHTMTRTGRAARLGEHLPEPFVDMHPQDALLAGVGEGRLARIQSRWGAMVARVRHGGGIPRGSIFIPIHWNDQFSSDARVGALVNPVVDPVSGEPEFKHTPVRVEEFRVNWHGFVLSRRPLPLDPLTYWTRVQGKAFQRYEFAGRDNVAERGAWARALLGVVDDEADWIEYEDRSAGIYHAAHVVGERLESCLYVSTRPDLPSRAWMATLFGQDALEDADRIALLLGQPLEKGADAGPTVCSCFGVGRNTICDAVRRHGLKTPAEVTACVKAGGNCGSCVPELKKLLAELQMDEAA, from the coding sequence GTGAATCTCTCCGACATCCCCGTCGTGGCCACCGCCACCGGCCCGGCTGCCTCCGCCAGTGCCTCCGCCGACGCCGGCGCGGCGGTCGCCACCACCTGCCCCTATTGCGGCGTCGGCTGCGGCGTGCGTGCCACCCTGCAGGCCGACGGACGCATCGAGGTCGGCGGCGATCCGTCCCACCCCGCCAACCAGGGCCGGCTGTGCGTCAAGGGCTCGGCGCTTGGCGAAACGCTCGGCCTGGAGGGGCGCCTGCTGGCGCCGCAGCTGCGCACGCCCGACGGCGGCCTGCGCCGGGCCGGCTGGGACGAAGCGCTCGACGCGGTGGCGCGCGGCTTCGCCGACGTGATCGCGCGCCACGGCCCGGACGCGGTCGCCCTCTACGTCTCCGGACAGTTGCTGACCGAGGACTACTACGTCGCCAACAAGCTGATGAAGGGCTGCATCGGCAGCGCCAACATCGACACCAATTCCCGTCTGTGCATGTCCTCGGCGGTGGCCGGCCACAAGCGCGCCTTCGGCGAAGACCTGGTGCCGGGCAGCTATGAAGACCTGGAACTGGCCGACCTGGTGGTGCTGGTCGGCTCCAACGCCGCCTGGTGCCATCCCATCCTCTACCAGCGCCTGGCACGCGCCAAGGAGGCCCGTCCGGATCTGCGCATCGTGGCGATCGATCCGCGCCGCACCGCCACCTGCGAGCTGGCCGACCTGCACCTGGCGCTGAAGCCCGGCACCGACGTGCGCCTGTTCAACGGCCTGCTGGCCTGGCTGGTCGACCACGGCGCCGCCGATGCCGCCTTCGTCGAAGCCCATACCGCGGGGCTGGAGACGGCGCTCGCCGCCGCGCGCGCGGGCGGCGCCGATCCCGCCGAGGTGGCACGCGCCTGCCGCCTCGACGAACAGGACCTGCTGACCTTCTACCGCTGGTTCGCCGAGACGCCCAAGGTGGTCACAGCCTTCTCGCAGGGCGTGAACCAGTCCTCGTCCGGCACCGACAAGGTCAACAGCCTGATCAACTGCCACCTGCTGACCGGGCGCGTCGGCAAACCGGGCGCCGGGCCGTTCTCGCTGACCGGCCAGCCCAACGCCATGGGCGGGCGCGAGGTAGGCGGCCTGGCCAATATGCTGGCCGCCCACCTGGAACTCGGCGATGCCGGCCACCGCGAGCTGGTCCGCGCCTTCTGGCAGGCACCGGCCCTGGCCGAGCGTCCGGGGCTGAAGGCGGTGGAGCTGTTCGATGCCATCGAGACCGGCCGCGTCAAGGCGGTGTGGGTGATGGCCACCAATCCGCTGGTCAGCCTGCCCGACGCCGACCGGGCGCGGCGCGCGCTGCAGCGCTGCGAACTGGTGGTGGCCTCCGACATCATCGAGCGCACCGACACCAATGCCTGCGCGCACGTGCTGCTGCCCGCGCTCGGCTGGGGCGAGAAAGACGGCACGGTGACCAACTCCGAACGCCGCATCTCGCGCCAGCGCGCCTTCCTGGCCGCGCCCGGCGAAGCGCGCGCCGACTGGCAGGTGATCTGCGAAGTGGCGCGCCGCATGGGGTTCGCCGGCTTCGACTACAGCGGCCCGCACGAGATCTTCGACGAGCATGCGCGCCTGAGCGCCTGGCGCAACCACGACGGCCCCGACGGGGTGCCGCGCGTGTTCGACATCGGCGGCCTGGCCGGCCTCTCGCGCCAGGCCTATGACGCCCTCGCGCCGGTGCAGTGGCCGCTGCCGGCGGCAACCGACGGGGCAGTTCCGCCGGCCGGCATGGCGCGCCTGTTCGCCGGCGGCCGCTTCGCCCACGCCGACGGCCGCGCCCGCTTCGTGGCCACCGCGCCGCGCGCGCCGGCCAACGCGCCGGACCAGGCGTTTCCGCTGATCCTCAACACCGGCCGGGTCCGCGACCAGTGGCACACCATGACGCGTACCGGCCGCGCGGCCCGGCTGGGCGAGCACCTGCCTGAGCCCTTCGTCGACATGCACCCGCAGGATGCCCTGCTGGCCGGCGTCGGCGAAGGCCGCCTGGCACGCATCCAGAGCCGCTGGGGCGCCATGGTTGCGCGCGTGCGCCACGGCGGCGGCATCCCGCGCGGCAGCATCTTCATCCCCATCCACTGGAACGACCAGTTCAGCTCCGACGCCCGTGTCGGCGCCCTGGTCAATCCCGTGGTGGACCCCGTCTCCGGCGAACCCGAGTTCAAGCACACCCCGGTGCGGGTGGAGGAATTCCGCGTCAACTGGCATGGCTTCGTGCTCAGCCGGCGGCCCCTGCCGCTCGATCCGCTCACCTACTGGACGCGGGTGCAGGGCAAGGCCTTCCAGCGCTACGAGTTCGCCGGGCGCGACAACGTGGCCGAGCGCGGCGCCTGGGCGCGCGCGTTGCTGGGTGTCGTGGATGACGAGGCCGACTGGATCGAGTACGAAGACCGCAGTGCCGGCATCTACCACGCCGCCCATGTGGTCGGCGAGCGCCTGGAAAGCTGCCTCTATGTCAGCACCCGTCCCGACCTGCCCTCGCGCGCCTGGATGGCCACGCTGTTCGGCCAGGACGCCCTTGAAGATGCCGACCGCATCGCGCTGCTGCTGGGCCAACCACTGGAAAAGGGCGCCGATGCCGGACCGACCGTCTGCTCCTGCTTCGGCGTCGGGCGCAACACCATCTGCGACGCGGTGCGCCGGCACGGGCTGAAGACACCGGCGGAGGTCACCGCCTGCGTCAAGGCCGGCGGCAACTGCGGGTCCTGCGTGCCCGAGTTGAAGAAGCTGCTGGCGGAACTGCAGATGGACGAAGCGGCCTGA
- a CDS encoding Do family serine endopeptidase: MIRPAFVRYASAAAALSVAVGGVAYLRHEPALPAAASAQSGSPARGPGAPLDFSAIVEQYGPAVVNISVTSQGKADDDDAQDTQDGPASGNSNDPFNQFFRRFGPPQRPPGQDQPSFVQGQGSGFIVSADGLVLTNAHLVANAQDVTVKLIDRREFKAKVVGVDSPSDVAVLRIDATGLPTVKLGDASRVRVGEPVLAIGSPYGFENTVTAGIVSAKSRSLPEENYVPFIQTDAAVNPGSSGGPLFNQYGEVIGINSQIYSETGGYQGLSFAIPIDIATRVENELIAHGSVTRGHIGLAVQEVSQALAQSFGLPRPAGALVNMVDADSPAAKAGVQAGDVIVQLGERTIEHSADLPEQVADIAPGTRTTLKLYRKGKALNLPIEIGKLTEVAAPAMPGSGSSLGITVRPLTPGERRQGGLDSGLVVEQAAGAAAQAGIEAGDVILALNGTPVASGAQLRELAAQAGKRVALLIQRGGTRIFVPLEPD; encoded by the coding sequence ATGATCCGCCCCGCCTTCGTGCGCTACGCTTCCGCCGCCGCCGCGCTCTCCGTCGCCGTCGGCGGCGTGGCCTACCTGCGCCACGAGCCCGCCCTGCCTGCCGCGGCATCGGCCCAGTCCGGCTCCCCGGCGCGCGGCCCCGGCGCGCCGCTGGATTTCTCCGCCATCGTCGAGCAGTACGGGCCGGCCGTGGTCAATATCAGTGTCACCAGCCAGGGCAAGGCGGACGATGACGATGCGCAGGACACCCAGGACGGGCCGGCCAGCGGCAATTCCAACGACCCCTTCAACCAGTTCTTCCGCCGCTTCGGCCCGCCGCAGCGGCCGCCTGGCCAGGACCAGCCGTCCTTCGTGCAGGGCCAGGGTTCCGGCTTCATCGTCAGCGCCGACGGCCTGGTGCTGACCAACGCCCACCTGGTCGCCAATGCGCAGGACGTCACCGTCAAGCTGATCGACCGGCGCGAGTTCAAGGCCAAGGTGGTCGGCGTGGACAGCCCCAGCGACGTCGCCGTGCTGCGCATCGACGCCACCGGCCTGCCCACCGTCAAGCTCGGCGATGCCTCGCGCGTGCGCGTGGGCGAGCCGGTGCTGGCGATCGGTTCGCCCTACGGTTTCGAGAACACCGTCACCGCCGGCATCGTCAGCGCCAAGTCGCGCTCGCTGCCGGAAGAGAACTACGTGCCCTTCATCCAGACCGACGCCGCGGTCAACCCGGGCAGCTCCGGTGGTCCGCTGTTCAACCAGTACGGCGAGGTGATCGGCATCAACTCGCAGATCTACAGCGAGACCGGCGGCTACCAGGGCCTCTCCTTCGCCATCCCGATCGACATCGCCACCCGCGTCGAGAACGAGCTGATCGCCCATGGCAGCGTCACGCGCGGGCATATCGGCCTGGCGGTGCAGGAGGTCAGCCAGGCGCTGGCGCAGTCCTTCGGACTGCCGCGCCCGGCCGGTGCCCTGGTCAATATGGTCGACGCCGACAGCCCCGCGGCCAAGGCCGGCGTGCAGGCGGGCGACGTGATCGTGCAACTGGGCGAGCGCACCATCGAGCATTCGGCCGACCTGCCCGAGCAGGTGGCCGACATCGCCCCCGGCACGCGCACCACGCTGAAGCTCTACCGCAAGGGCAAGGCGCTGAACCTGCCGATCGAGATCGGCAAGCTGACCGAGGTGGCGGCGCCGGCCATGCCGGGCTCCGGCTCCAGCCTGGGCATCACGGTGCGGCCCCTGACCCCGGGCGAACGGCGCCAGGGCGGCCTCGACAGCGGGCTGGTGGTGGAACAGGCGGCGGGCGCGGCGGCGCAGGCCGGCATCGAGGCCGGCGACGTGATCCTCGCCTTGAACGGCACGCCGGTGGCCAGCGGCGCACAGCTGCGCGAACTGGCCGCGCAGGCCGGCAAGCGGGTGGCGCTGCTGATCCAGCGCGGCGGCACGCGCATCTTCGTGCCGCTTGAGCCGGACTGA